The Gadus macrocephalus chromosome 21, ASM3116895v1 genome has a segment encoding these proteins:
- the eif2s1b gene encoding eukaryotic translation initiation factor 2 subunit 1b: protein MPGLSCRFYQHRFPEVEDVVMVNVRSIAEMGAYVSLLEYNNIEGMILLSELSRRRIRSINKLIRIGRNECVVVIRVDKEKGYIDLSKRRVSPEEAIKCEDKFTKSKTVYSILRHVAEVLEYSKDEQLESLFQRTAWVFDEKYKRPGYGAYDVFKQAVADPAILDGLDLTEEERNVLIDNINRRLTPQAVKIRADIEVACYGYEGIDAVKEALRAGLGCSTEVMPIKINLIAPPRYVMTTTTLERTEGLSVLNQAMAAIKEKIEEKRGVFNIQMEPKVVTDTDETELARQLERLERENAEVDGDDDAEEMEAKAED from the exons ATGCCGGGGCTCAGCTGTAGATTCTACCAGCACCGGTTTCCAGAGGTGGAAGATGTGGTGATGGTGAACGTGAGGTCCATCGCTGAGATGGGTGCCTACGTCAGCCTTTTGGAGTACAACAACATCGAGGGCATGATCCTCCTCAGTGAGCTGTCACGTCGACGTATCCGCTCCATCAACAAGCTTATTCGCATAGGCCGTAATGAGTGTGTGGTGGTCATCCGTGTAGACAAAGAGAAGG gATACATTGACCTGTCAAAAAGAAGAGTTTCACCAGAGGAGGCCATCAAATGTGAAGACAAATTCACCAAATCTAAAACC GTGTACAGCATTCTCCGGCATGTGGCCGAGGTGCTGGAATACAGCAAGGACGAGCAGCTGGAGAGCCTCTTCCAGCGCACCGCCTGGGTCTTTGATGAGAAATACAAGCGGCCCGGATACGGTGCCTACGATGTCTTCAAACAGGCGGTGGC AGATCCTGCCATCCTGGATGGGCTGGACCTGAcggaagaggagaggaacgtACTCATCGACAACATCAACAGGCGACTCACTCCACAGGCGGTCAAAATCAGAGCCG ACATTGAGGTGGCGTGCTATGGCTACGAGGGGATCGACGCGGTGAAGGAAGCACTCCGGGCGGGGCTTGGCTGCTCTACAGAAGTCATGCCTATCAAG ATCAACCTGATCGCACCTCCACGCTACGTGATGACCACAACCACCCTGGAGCGCACAGAAGGCCTGTCTGTCCTTAACCAGGCCATGGCTGCCATCAAGGAGAAAATTGAGGAGAAGAGGGGTGTGTTCAACATCCagatggag cctaAGGTGGTGACGGACACGGATGAGACGGAGCTGGCACGACAGCTGGAGAGGTTAGAGCGGGAAAACGCTGAGGTGGACGGAGACGATGATGCTGAGGAGATGGAGGCCAAGGCGGAGGACTAG